CAAGTCGGCCTGCCCGAACTGGCCGCCGCCCGCGGGCGGCCGTAGCCGACTCAGCTGCGGGCAGTCGTGCCGCTGGGGCGGCACCCGTCCCAAAGAGAGCGGCACCCCGCCCGCGCGGGTGAGCGCCCCAACCCAGACCCCAGCCACACCCGACCAGCACCTGGAATCCGCATGGTTGGGCCGAGCCGTCGGCTGCCTTCTGGGCAAACCCGTCGAGAAACTCCCCCTCGATGCCATCCGTCAACTGGCCAACTCCACCGGCAACTGGCCCCTCGCCACCTACTTCACAGCCCGAGGCGTCCCCGAAGACCTCCTCCAGAAGCACCCCTGGAACCGCCGCTCGGCGACAACCTCCCTCGCCGAGAACATCGACGGCATGCCCGAGGACGACGACCTCAACTACCCCCTGCTCAACCTCATCCTCCTCCAACGCCACGGCAAGTCCTTCACCCCCACGGACGTGGCCCGCACCTGGCTCGACGAACTCCCCGCCGGCCGCACCTTCACCGCCGAACGCATCGCCTACCGCAACCTCCTCACCGGCCTGGAACCCCCACACGCCGCCCGCCACCGCAACCCGTTCCGCGAATGGATCGGCGCCCTGATCCGCGCCGACGTCCACGGCTGGACCAACCCCGGCGACCCGGCCGCCGCCGCGGAACAGGCCCACCGCGACGCCACCCTCACCCACACCGCCAACGGCGTCTACGCGGCGATGTTCACGGCGGCCACCATCGCGACCGCCGCGACAGGCGAACACGACGTCCACACCTGTCTGCGCACCGGCCTCACCGTC
This region of Streptomyces caelestis genomic DNA includes:
- a CDS encoding ADP-ribosylglycohydrolase family protein; this encodes MLRLTWVQPEDLIGHELRQAAQDGREPKAIAARWRSAGGPEAPATAGASPTPTSRYLRQLAEDLLDELADLPSALADDEPTDLERIKSACPNWPPPAGGRSRLSCGQSCRWGGTRPKESGTPPARVSAPTQTPATPDQHLESAWLGRAVGCLLGKPVEKLPLDAIRQLANSTGNWPLATYFTARGVPEDLLQKHPWNRRSATTSLAENIDGMPEDDDLNYPLLNLILLQRHGKSFTPTDVARTWLDELPAGRTFTAERIAYRNLLTGLEPPHAARHRNPFREWIGALIRADVHGWTNPGDPAAAAEQAHRDATLTHTANGVYAAMFTAATIATAATGEHDVHTCLRTGLTVVPPRSRLARAVHHAIQLAQEHDDFDTVVDELHATHSATHHWVHAVPNTALIAAALTHADGDFSGSVCRAVSGGWDTDSNGATAGSIAGLLAKDPAALPDRWTAPLKNRLSTSIGDFDGIGFDTLAHLTHRETHRS